One window from the genome of Leptolyngbyaceae cyanobacterium encodes:
- a CDS encoding nuclear transport factor 2 family protein, producing the protein MTYFTIVPILNADFALSFARSWIDGWNQHDIEAVLSHYADDFELASPLIPSIAGESSGVLHGKADVRAYWKKGLAQIPDLHFELQEVLTGIDSLTLYYRGHRGMVTEVLWFDDTGKVKKAWVCYAINNKEE; encoded by the coding sequence ATGACCTATTTTACGATCGTGCCGATCCTCAACGCAGATTTCGCATTAAGCTTTGCCCGCAGTTGGATCGACGGCTGGAATCAACATGACATCGAAGCTGTCCTGAGCCACTACGCGGATGACTTCGAGTTGGCTTCTCCTTTGATCCCATCGATTGCTGGAGAATCTAGCGGCGTTCTACATGGCAAAGCGGATGTGAGAGCTTACTGGAAGAAGGGGTTAGCGCAAATCCCCGATCTTCATTTTGAACTGCAAGAAGTCCTGACGGGTATCGATAGCCTCACGCTCTATTACCGAGGGCATCGGGGCATGGTGACTGAAGTGCTATGGTTTGACGATACTGGAAAGGTAAAGAAAGCTTGGGTTTGTTACGCTATTAACAACAAGGAAGAGTGA
- a CDS encoding MarR family transcriptional regulator produces MTDLNSPPSDREKELNEALEALHFAFRAVVAKPDAILAEHGLSRVHHRILYFIGRQPGLSVNELLATLGITKQSLNSPLRQLMELGLVESNLDTTDRRIKRLTLTPSGLSLENQLSDDQRQRFARVFEVVGREGETAWRKVMYLLAEDTFAGE; encoded by the coding sequence ATGACTGACCTAAATAGTCCGCCAAGCGATCGGGAAAAAGAACTTAACGAGGCTCTCGAAGCCTTGCACTTTGCATTTCGCGCAGTTGTGGCAAAGCCAGATGCCATACTTGCCGAGCATGGTCTCTCGCGCGTCCATCATCGGATTCTATATTTTATCGGTCGCCAGCCGGGATTAAGCGTTAACGAATTACTAGCGACTCTCGGAATCACCAAACAGTCTTTGAACAGTCCGTTACGGCAATTGATGGAATTAGGGCTAGTCGAATCTAATCTTGACACTACCGATCGCCGGATCAAACGCCTAACCCTTACACCATCAGGCTTATCTTTAGAGAATCAGTTATCCGACGATCAACGACAACGTTTTGCGCGAGTATTTGAAGTTGTCGGACGAGAAGGGGAGACTGCATGGCGTAAGGTTATGTATCTACTAGCAGAGGATACATTTGCCGGGGAATAA
- a CDS encoding GNAT family N-acetyltransferase has translation MQIEPYEPRHLDAVIRLSLRAWAPVFDSIQKAIDPDVYQAFYPNHWRVSQQKAIEDVCAAEDTSVWVARVFDRPEVNDAGSAVGFVAVKLHSEDSMGEIYMVAVDPDYQGRGIGSDLIKFALTWMKEAGMSIAMVETGGDPGHERARHTYEKAGFELFPVARYFKKL, from the coding sequence ATGCAAATTGAACCATACGAGCCTCGCCACCTTGATGCTGTGATTCGTCTTTCGCTTCGGGCATGGGCTCCGGTTTTTGACTCGATCCAGAAGGCGATCGACCCTGATGTGTACCAGGCATTCTATCCGAATCATTGGCGCGTGAGCCAGCAAAAAGCGATCGAGGATGTCTGTGCAGCAGAAGACACGAGTGTATGGGTTGCGAGGGTCTTCGACCGACCAGAGGTCAACGATGCTGGTTCTGCTGTAGGCTTTGTAGCAGTGAAACTCCATTCCGAGGACAGCATGGGTGAAATCTATATGGTTGCTGTCGATCCGGACTATCAAGGTCGCGGCATTGGTAGCGATCTGATAAAATTCGCTCTGACTTGGATGAAAGAAGCCGGAATGTCTATTGCGATGGTTGAGACTGGAGGCGATCCCGGTCATGAAAGAGCCCGTCACACCTATGAAAAGGCAGGTTTCGAGCTATTTCCAGTCGCCAGATACTTCAAGAAGCTTTAA